Proteins from a single region of Massilibacterium senegalense:
- a CDS encoding NCS2 family permease: protein MDKFFRFAENNTNYRREIVGGLTTFLAMAYILFVNPLVLGDAGMDQKAVFTATALAAAVGTVLMGVMANYPIALAPGMGLNAFFAYSVVIGMGIPWQTALAGVLLSGVLFVLISISGLRELIINSIPIDLKYATASGIGFFIAFIGFKNAGIIVPNEATLVSLGDMTKGSVLLAVFGLITTVIFMVRGFRGGIFYGMILTSIVGVLTGLIDTPKKVVDSIPSLEPVFGVAVTQLFDANIYTLDLFIVVLTFLFVAFFDTAGTLMAVATQAGFIKDNKLPRANRALLADSLAILTGAVIGTSSTTSYIESSSGVAAGARTGFSTLITAAMFLLALFFAPLLGVVTPEVTAPALIIVGVLMASVLGKIEWGKFEIAVPAFLTIILMPLTYSIATGIALGFIVYPITMMVKGRGKEFHPIMWGLFAVFIAYFIYLA from the coding sequence ATGGACAAATTTTTCCGCTTTGCGGAGAACAACACGAACTATCGTCGTGAAATAGTTGGAGGACTAACTACGTTTTTAGCGATGGCTTACATCCTTTTTGTAAACCCTCTCGTTCTTGGGGATGCAGGAATGGATCAAAAGGCAGTCTTCACTGCAACGGCGTTAGCAGCAGCCGTTGGAACCGTGTTGATGGGTGTCATGGCAAATTATCCTATCGCTTTAGCGCCAGGTATGGGGCTAAATGCGTTCTTTGCGTACTCTGTCGTAATTGGAATGGGGATTCCGTGGCAAACTGCATTAGCAGGAGTTTTATTATCTGGGGTTTTATTCGTTTTAATTAGTATCTCAGGACTTCGGGAATTAATTATTAACTCAATTCCGATTGACTTAAAATATGCAACTGCAAGTGGGATTGGGTTTTTCATTGCGTTTATCGGTTTTAAAAACGCTGGTATTATCGTTCCGAATGAAGCAACACTCGTATCGTTAGGTGACATGACAAAAGGTTCTGTATTACTTGCAGTATTTGGATTGATCACGACGGTTATTTTTATGGTACGTGGGTTCCGTGGTGGTATTTTTTATGGAATGATTTTAACTTCTATTGTTGGAGTCTTAACAGGTTTGATTGATACTCCTAAAAAAGTAGTAGATTCCATTCCAAGTTTAGAACCAGTATTCGGGGTTGCCGTTACACAATTATTTGATGCAAACATTTATACATTAGATTTATTTATTGTTGTGTTAACGTTTTTATTTGTAGCATTTTTCGATACAGCAGGAACCTTAATGGCTGTAGCGACACAAGCAGGATTTATTAAAGATAATAAATTACCACGTGCGAACCGTGCGTTACTTGCTGATTCATTAGCAATTTTAACAGGTGCTGTTATTGGTACATCTTCTACAACGTCTTATATTGAATCTTCATCTGGTGTTGCAGCGGGTGCAAGAACTGGTTTTTCTACTTTAATTACAGCTGCAATGTTTTTACTAGCATTATTTTTCGCGCCCCTTTTAGGTGTCGTCACACCAGAAGTTACAGCACCAGCACTAATTATTGTTGGTGTATTGATGGCTAGTGTGTTAGGAAAAATTGAGTGGGGAAAATTCGAAATCGCTGTACCGGCATTTTTAACTATTATTTTAATGCCATTAACGTATAGTATTGCAACAGGTATTGCATTAGGATTTATCGTATATCCAATTACGATGATGGTAAAAGGCCGCGGGAAAGAATTTCACCCAATTATGTGGGGATTATTTGCTGTTTTTATCGCTTACTTTATATACTTGGCATAA